The sequence caaaatatgtcCAGTTTTGGAAAAGCCTCATTTGAGCATGCATCTTCTCAGGGACTTTACTTTTGTCCATGTAAAAAGATCATATCCATTGCACAAGGCTTCCCGCTTTTGCGGGGTCTAGGAGAGATGGTTGGTAGAAATCCTTATCCCAATTTTTATTCATCTggcttaaagaaaaaaaaatgcaaccatGTAATTTCTTATAGTAACAGATAATAATGATTAGATGATTCTTAGCCATCCATTCTGTGATTTTCTTCAGAATGGTTTAATTTTTGTCGAATGTGACATAGACAAATATTCCAGAATGCCCTATCCTTTGATATAATAGACATAAATTCTATTCTACTCAATGAACAAGTATCTTATGAGATGATATCATACCCCTCTCTCTTACAGCATGTGTGGATTCCACTAGACACTCTCTACTATTCAACTAAGCCTTAATTAtggtatgagagagagagagagagagaaataagcctaaattatttttaaagtcACAGAATGTGTATTTCACTTTACACTCTGCAATTAGCACACATGCTTTATTAAGAGAATCTCACTTGAAGCAGCCACAAAAGCAAGAAGGATCCCCTCATCCAGTACGAATTGGCGCAGATCACTCTCAGACAAGGAGGATGAGAATTGATCTGATACAATCCACTAAAATCATTTTGAGTGTAAAGTTAAAATATATTGTACTTAGAAAGAGACGAATTCAAAGAATGTAGCCTCAACTTTGAGGAAAgattactgaaaactgaaattaCCAGGATATCTTTCTGACCAATAGGTGAACCCAGTTGCTGGAACCAACAAAGTGAAGATTACAGTTTTTGGTCTCATTGCCGAGACATAAGTATATTCATCAATTGTTTGGCTAATCTTTCCCTCCATCTCTGTctgagaaaaataaattgcataGCCTGAGCAATCAAGCAGTGGAGTAACTTGAATCACACAATTCAGTGTATCTGCCTTCGAAAATTTCTTAAGAATCCCAGTTGGTGAAAATGAGTATAGGAACCCATCCAAAGAACCAACAGATACCCAACCTGGTACATCAATAAGTAACAAGATTAAAGGAGCTTAGCAATCACAGaacaagatttaaaaaaaaaaaaaaaaaaaaaaaaaacccaaattgttACAGCAATTTCATTCTCATGGTAAGCAACATTAAGAACATAATAAAACCaggtgaaaaaaaagaaaaagaggtctAAGGTGTATCGATGGCCAATAAGTGCTAGAAGTTTTACAATACCGTATTCTAGTATTGACAGTGcacaaaaaaaatggtgaagaCCTACAGATTTACGAGAAGAAAAATCTGGAGCATCATGAGATAATGGAGTgtatttcaaattaaataattgaCAATCATAAAGCCAGCTGTACCGTGTACTACCATaatgagtgaaaaaaaataaaattgaggatGTTGATATGGAATAATAGCAATATAAGAAAATATGTAATGAGAAAGGCATATTAAGATACACTAGAGGTGGCATTGGTTAAGGAAAAATGAACCATGAGCAACTAAGACTGATACATATGCAGAATGGGAGCCATTTTAATTTATGCCATAGAGAATATGACTGTATATAGAGTCAGataacccaaaagaaaaaagttgtgTAGTGACATTTAGTTGGGACCTAAGgctttttatagttaaattgaGCACATTTATCCCCAATTTAAAGTGAATTCAACAGTTCAaacataattattatataatgcaattgttttttttagcaAGTTAAACATGCAGCCGGTGGGCTTTGTACACTTGAGTACACCCTCTACTGTGTTCTTGAGTGGGAGATGCTCCCATTTgattattttcataataataagATGCTGTGTGCACCCATTGTGCACATTGACAGGCACTACTTTTGTCCCCTCAAATGCTTCTCAAATATTGTTATCCCAAAATTTGAACGTCTAAATCAATATGATATGACAAATTTATGGTGCAAAGCAACATGTACCAACTACAAGTATTTGTGATCATACAGTTACCATTAGAATCCACAACAGGTGCACATTCTGTAGTACTCAATGGCCCAATAGATCTCTGCCATAAAACAGTACCCATAGAGACATCTAGAGCCAGCACAAGGGCCCTAGCTGGTACAGTGACATACAAACGACCATTGTTTCCGGGGGAGACGGTGAAATATTTGTCGAGGGAACTAAAATCCTGGATCCATTTGAAATAAGGGCTACGAACTGACAAACTATATAATTCTCCTTCAGTATTTGAGATCTGCCAATGCATAACATAGATACAAGTCCATAAGCATGAAGGCGTATATTGAAAAAGAGTTTAGTCCTGAAAGAATTGACAATTTCAAACTTAATTAAAGCTCCAAAAAATGCCCCTTAAAGAAATCATTTCATTTAAATCACTGCTACTTTGCATATGAGAAGAGGACTGATCAAAATTCAACATGTATCTGACAGTTATAGCCAAACGTCAGAGAAGAATGAAGGAAACAAGGGATGTGTGGACATTACATATATACTAGCTTCACATTGATCAATCACAGGAACAGAAGTAAAATAACAATCTGTGACATTTTTCCTGCAACCTAGTTGGTAGCCAGATCGATAAATCACAGGTCCAACACTCCAGAGCAGTTGTCCACGTGTCGTATATGCAAAGAGCCCTCGATTCTTAATATTGATAAATACAGATGAACTAAGTGTGCTTACTGAGAGCCCAATAATTTCAATTAGTTCCTCTTGACCTGGCACTGGACCAAAGAAAACTTCTGCAGCAGGTTTGGATGAGCCAATATTAAAAGAGTTGATCTCCAGTACTCTGTTTTCTGCAACCAAATATATCTGGAAATACATTGAAAGAATTTATGAACATAAAAAGTTGCACAAAATGATAATATTTCCAAGGGTTCAGCGAAAGGCTACCATATATTTGCAACATGTGTCTAGCTGGAACAAGTTTTGCAGTACataataaacttgaaaaagaagaagtcagGACATGCAAAAGATGAGAGTGAAAGGAATAATGACAAGTGATGCATCTCCCTAACATGTCATATTCAAGATCTCCCTAACATGTCATATTCAAGAGGCTCCACCACTTAAAGCAAATAGAACATTGATCTCAAAGCATGACATGCCTAAATTTTTCATTCTAAATCAGCATGAGAGGGAGTGGaagttataaaaatacataCCATAGACTTAATTGAGTGAATATGCATAAGTTATGATCATTGATTAGCTTGAGTCAGTTTGCATATGGTATAGTCATTGACATGCTATGTAATTTCAAAGCAAATGAGggttaaacatatataaattaacGCCCATCAAATGAACTTAAATGTTAAGCAATCAAAAGCTCGGTATTAAAGAGTGACAATAAATTCACATCGGCGTTTTCCCCTTCTTAGCTagcaaaacttaaaattttcatccaaCACCATTGCAATTGAAGTAAGGAAGTTGCAAACTAGTAGCCGCAGTGACATAGAATCTGATACTAAAcacataaaaccaaaaaaaaataataaaaattgctGACCTTTCCTAGACCACCCTGAACAGGAGCCATAGCAGCATTACATGTATAGTCTAAATGTATGGTCCATGCAATGGTACCATTACTTTCAAATGCAAATAAATCTTTCTCAGAACAAGCATAAATCCTCCCATCTTCACCAACCAGAGGTTTCGAAAGCCTGTGTCCAGAACTTCTAGATGGCTCTTGACctgaaacaaaaattattatcttagaatttccaaaagaaaatatacaaaaagaaaaaaagaaaaaaaaaggaaacagaaGGGAAACATAAAGAATTCACCGAAACTCAACCAAGTATTGTACACccataaaacttgaaaaacttgggcagaaaattaaaacccattattcttttcaagaaaaatcaaatcgGTTCCTTATAAGAATTGGAAATTAGAACCCGTTATGCTTCACCAGTAAGATCAAATGAGTTCCTTCTAAAAATgtgtagacttttttttttttgctaaacaaaaTGTGTAGACTTagttctagagagagagagagagagacctgaaaATAAGCGCGGATTACCAGTGTATCTCTGGGATTCCATGGACAGGGATGTGGGAAAGAGCAAGAATAGGATGAGGAGTGGGATTATCGGCATTGCAAAGATTACAAGAGAGGTTTCAGGGTTTGCGTGGTTAGTTCggtttgaaattatattataacGGCTCTCAACCGCTCAGTATGTCACTGTATGTGGCAGGGGATCAAAAGTacaccgattttttttttttttttttttggcaagagATAAAGATATGATTTTAACATGGAACAGTGCGAGTTCATTGATTAAGTAAACGAATGCGTACTAGGGAACCATGTTAACAAATGTCCTTAGAGTATTGattaatgaataatttttttaaaaaattttaatactatttttatggaaaatatagaTAGATGCCAAACAagtcaaatacttttttttttttttttttctataaaaagtttttaaaaatggttAATTAAAAAATGCTCTTAAGGTATCAAttaacattttccttattttagtTAAAGTTGACATTTTCCTTGTTTGTTTATGGGTAATGTTAACGAGCGTCTTAAgagtataaattaaaaattaataaatgtttaattataaattgtaatgtatgtttttcaatgaaaaaaagtGCACTTgttaattatttattggtttatATGATAAATTCATCGTGATTGAGtgtgcttttaaaaaaaaaaaaaaaaatctatatatgtgtacattttcaatttatttttttaaaaatgtataaaaacataattaattaatagaaCATTAAATGCATCTTAACCATCGCTCTTAAGAAATTTGTTAACaaaagtttttgtttatttgattttgctATTTTTCAATGTAGTTGGACTTGTTTGATTCTTCTTTAACGAGTGTATTTGCACACccattaaaagtaaaaatttgcATGGCTCAACTTTCCACAACTGTAGCAAAAATTCTGGAGTAGCTCATACTTGAGGGAGACCTGTGTATTCAGAGGGAGGGCTACAATCTAAGCCAAAGCCACAGGTAATTAATGGTTAAAATGAGAATGAAGATAAGGTCTTTATTGGTGAGGGAGCTGTGGGGGCCTGGGGGCATTAAGAtcctagagaagaaaaatttatgAATATTAATTAGTGGATCAAGAATTTGTTAGGGATCGGGGGCAAGGGATGTACACAAAAAGTTACAAAGGGAAAACAGTATGACTAGCTATGAAGATATTAATTGATGGTTTATGATTGGAATGGTGTGGGCATAGATTAACATTATTATATGCAAAAGTTATTGTGTGTGTGATGATTAAATGATAGGTGGAAGCATGAAGTTAAGAGAGAGTACACACATACAAAGGTTTAAGTCCACACAGTGAGAAAACCCTTAGTGATTACATATTATATTAAGCACTTATGTTATAATGAACATAATATAGAATTTTATATACTCTAGAATATTTGACTAACTCTAGGTTAATTATAGACTAACTTAAGGTTAATATGATACATGAGCTTACAATTGGTTTGGGCAACTTGAGCCAAAACATGTCTAACATTATGGATCTTTACCTCGAatgtccttatatatatataaatttgtttaatacTATTTGTCTAATTTCCCCAATAACTGTAGCatcaaaataattcttttaacttGATCTCTTCAGAATGCCAAATAAGAATatcattcaaattaaaatgtcAAAGACATATTTCAGTCGCTCATTTATTTTGCATACATTACATTACGTCAAACTATAtagtttttaggtttcattatcaaaaaagaaaaaaagctgcATCTTAATTATTGAGTGCATATTACAACACTGCAAAGCTTGAGGCATCACAAACAATTCCCAAACCATGCATATGATAAATTTGACTCAAAACCTACTTATTCTTAAGTATTGCTCTCCATGAAAGTAAGCAACCTGATGCATATTGGCTTATTGTtgaaacatatatatttcttcttaTCTCAAGGGTAATGTGGCGTGTAATCGGGGTATGGGTAATAGTTGTTGTATGGAGTCGGACCGTGCTTACCACCATAGAACTGATCAAGTTGTTGCTTCTCATGTCCTTTTGGTATACATGATTGATCATGTGGATTAACACCACAAGTTGGCTTGCACTAGGTTTACCTGAGATATAGAAAAAGTTAACAAACACCTTATAAGACATtgatttaaaaaacattttaagaaaccttttatgagaaaaaaaatcgtattaaaacttttctaaaatggtttattaataaatgttttaagggttatctatatatatatatatataaatatatatatatatatttgtaataataaaaCTTAGGTATAATTTCTTAGATATTGTACATTTGGTTTctcaatcaaaatcaaacacataactctttctcaaaaaaaaaaaaaaaaaaaatcaaacacataactatattattattattattattattattcctgaAATATAACATTGTGTGCGTTACATTGGTTTGTACAATAAtcatgaatttgaatttgattaaaaaCCTAATGTATGACATCTCGCCTTCGTTTGGACTTCATAAAAGaattgaatggaatggaatgagtaAATCACAAAGGAATAGAAAGGATCATAATGGAATAGGATGTATTTGGGTCATGGAAATGAGGGTCATTCTACTGTAccctctttattttttggaggtATGGTACCCACACAAATTCTAACCATtaattttgtgttgttttgatCTTAACCGTTGATTTAGTTTTAGTGGATACCGATTACTAGTAAAACAAGTTAGCGtatataaaccaaaaataattcaGATGGgacctctctcaatttttctctCGCATTCTCTgcatctttttttctctctcatgtTCTCCACTCCTCTTAGATTGTTTCTTCTTGCATTCTCAGGTGAAGGTTTCTTCAAAGATGAAAATCGTTTTGATATCTTAAAGGCAAGGATCAAAACAATAAAACTCTAATTTCaatgttgttgttttgtttccttttttctttatttataggATTACCCATTTGAAAACGTAGATATATGAACTCTTtatttcattgattttattgTGGTTATTGTGTATGGGCTAGGTGAGGAGGAATCCTCAATCTTCTTCATACAGTTTGTATTGTTTTATTGTATTTTCTCTGTATTTCATTCACTTCGGTTCTATCGCCCTATGTTTGTGTTGTTTCGATTTGTGGGTTCAATTTCAATGAGTTCTTCAGGTGTTATCCTGGGTTTTTATGGCTATGAATTTTAGAGGGCTTTTCAGTGGGTCTTTGGGtatctaatttttttgatgAGCCGTGGTTATTCAATGGGTCTTTCTGTTTTCTGTGGGTCAGTGGGTTTTCATTAGGTCTAGGATTTTTTTGTTGATCTCTCTTGTTCTATCGTCTTTTTATGTTGCTgtgaactaatttttttatttatttatttttattttattttttttatatttccttcaTGGAACAATTACAAGTTGCagagaaattttgtttgttgtgtTATTTGTAGGATCAACAACcaatgtgtgtatgtgtttctTAATAAAGATTCTGCTTGATTATTGCAATAAAGAAACATGATTAGCAatcataaactttttttatcacataatgtttcttgcttttaatttgtattattgATCTTATGTCATTAACATACATATTCATAACCCAATCATTTTATGGTACTTGATAtactataaaagaaaaagaaaattacttaAATGTGATATACAATTTTTGTATGCCaaacttcaatttctttttatttttgaatagtAATTGGAATAAGGACATGTCCAATTAAGTGACAAGATATGTGTACATTCACTGTGTTGCTATTTGATCTGTTTGAAGGGTCTTGAGTATGCATGTGAACAGTTTAGTAGTAGAATAGGCATGTATATTCACAATGGACTTCTTTGAATGGAGGTGCAAAATGAGGCGATTAAAATTTCAACACATAgtattttttgttgtgataGGTACCCTAAAAAATGTTTAGGGATGCACACAGGAAGCCTTCTTGTTTATTTGACTAGCTTGTGTGGAATTTGTGTGTCAATTGGCGTTGTGAATTTGAAGTCTATTTGCAACTTCTTGGGCATGCTCCTAAATGTTTGATAGCATTTGGAGAGGATTAGCTGGTACCATTGATTCAAGATTTAAGGGTAAGCATATGTTGTATAAGGATCATGGTGACAAGGTTATTATTTTTGCAAAGCCTTTCTCAGATGAACTATTTTGGATGAAATCATTTTCAAGGTTTTAAAGCTAGGTGCTCATTGAATAATTGTCAATTAGCAGGTAATTTGCACTACTGTGTTGGCTTGGTAGTCATTGTCATCAGAATGGGTTCTATGCTTCAAACTGTACCATCCAAACTGAGAAAGCTATAGCAAGAAGCACTTTAAGTTGTGTTTTTAAGTGGGTAACCTAGTTGCTTTGTTTGCCAATAGAATGACCTACTAAATAGATATGTTAATgtctctaattttatatttagtagTTTACTGTTTACCTTACTATAATTAGGTCTGAttcattttaacttttaagaaaatatactTAAACCTCATTATACTTGCTCTATTTTCAATATAGTCAGGTGACATCTACACCAAATTGGTATGATGAATACTGTTGATGTTTTGAACTAATACAAGATATTGGGAATCAACCTCATAATATAGTTATATTCAAGGATATCAAGGTTAAAGAAATTTGTAAGACCACATTTCAATTAGTATTTACTTAGTTATTagtgctttctcaaaaaaataaaaataaagttatcaATGGAAAGCCTCTCCTtctatatttatttgttgacacttgagatttttttttggattgagtGGTcaagctagtttttttttttttttttttttttttttttttttttttgagaaactagacCAAAAAGTCTGAGAATTTattcaaaacttgaaaattcaATGAACATCCCTTACAACAAAAGCATCCCTTAAAACAAAAGGACTAATATCAGGTGGAGAATCCTCCAACCAGACCTGAAGACTTGTCACTGTGCTAGCTTTTTTGGCTAGTGCATCAGCAACCGAATTACAGACTCGGGGAATATGATGAAAATCTATCAGTTGAAAGCTCAAAGCTTGAGCATAAATGTCCTCCAATATATTTCCATAGCTAGTCTAATCGCCATTGGCCATGGTAAGCACGTTGATGATCACCGCTGAGTCTCCTTCAATCACCACTCGAGTCAAGCCAATTTCTGCAGCAAACTTCATTGATTGGCGACATGCTAGAGCTTCCGCTGTTGCAACAGATTGAGGCATCGAAATTAGCAGCGAAAGAGCACCAATAACCTCCCCAGCACAA is a genomic window of Quercus lobata isolate SW786 chromosome 2, ValleyOak3.0 Primary Assembly, whole genome shotgun sequence containing:
- the LOC115975840 gene encoding protein GAMETE EXPRESSED 3-like; protein product: MPIIPLLILFLLFPTSLSMESQRYTGNPRLFSGQEPSRSSGHRLSKPLVGEDGRIYACSEKDLFAFESNGTIAWTIHLDYTCNAAMAPVQGGLGKIYLVAENRVLEINSFNIGSSKPAAEVFFGPVPGQEELIEIIGLSVSTLSSSVFINIKNRGLFAYTTRGQLLWSVGPVIYRSGYQLGCRKNVTDCYFTSVPVIDQCEASIYISNTEGELYSLSVRSPYFKWIQDFSSLDKYFTVSPGNNGRLYVTVPARALVLALDVSMGTVLWQRSIGPLSTTECAPVVDSNGWVSVGSLDGFLYSFSPTGILKKFSKADTLNCVIQVTPLLDCSGYAIYFSQTEMEGKISQTIDEYTYVSAMRPKTVIFTLLVPATGFTYWSERYPDQFSSSLSESDLRQFVLDEGILLAFVAASKTGNPLQCRTKRQKCASSCSQAKPKYLSIYTGNERAIILFLLFESAVLVMLAGLVRFCCIFWRKKKVQGQDLRSFLEKRVSLNPYIFAEITLDSGVREMSIASLAIYTRGRHIVLFTLRSLQLKKKVFDRTITELEQKAAEQAVANEVFEKLGDMVREREGIERKLSTTYSLGRDRAGSQSKSMLPVYDGKTRSYSFLGSKKESATVFHTLSDTSSEESGSEKDTHWGFHEEELAAKAKAKAKAPIEVESSSDDGIYETDYQSSPSETTSSSRGFINPLNGVQESGEVKLHDKEVKSMQTGSRLSLKRRRALSSTN